Proteins encoded in a region of the Vicia villosa cultivar HV-30 ecotype Madison, WI linkage group LG5, Vvil1.0, whole genome shotgun sequence genome:
- the LOC131604311 gene encoding probable beta-1,3-galactosyltransferase 2, giving the protein MVLTIAIMLISLPAIWSKLVIIGIFIAGGVRYHEPEHWKFGESGNKYFRHATGQLYAISNDLATYISNNHNVLHKYANEDVSIGAWFIGLDVEHIDDRRLCCGTPPDCEWKAQAGNICVASFDWSCSGICRSADRIKEVHRRCGEGENALLGVHDYIV; this is encoded by the exons ATGGTTTTAACTATAGCTATTATG CTTATATCGCTTCCAGCAATATGGAGTAAACTTGTAATAATTGGAATTTTCATAGCAGG AGGGGTAAGGTACCATGAACCCGAGCATTGGAAGTTTGGTGAGTCGGGAAACAAGTATTTCCGCCATGCCACGGGGCAATTGTATGCTATTTCAAACGATTTGGCAACATACATATCAAACAACCA TAATGTTCTTCACAAGTATGCCAATGAGGACGTGTCAATAGGAGCTTGGTTTATTGGACTTGATGTGGAGCATATCGATGATCGTAGACTTTGCTGTGGCACTCCTCCAG ATTGTGAATGGAAGGCGCAAGCAGGCAACATTTGTGTTGCTTCATTCGATTGGAGCTGCAGTGGTATATGTAGGTCGGCCGACAGGATAAAAGAAGTACATAGAAGGTGCGGCGAAGGTGAAAATGCTTTATTGGGGGTTCATG ACTACATAGTTTAA